A single genomic interval of Granulicella tundricola MP5ACTX9 harbors:
- a CDS encoding M13 family metallopeptidase: MRIQSVASYLLLSGTLLAGGSALGQNVVSTDDNGPTSAPKKPMSFDLSSIDKTADPCTDFYQYACGNWIKNNPIPPTETRWGSFNTLGEQNQYLLWKELSAAAANPKTPLQTKYGNYYAACMDVKRVNELGVKPIQPELAQIAELTDKKKLAALDVALENTYGSGFLFGVAVGQDQKDSSKQILQTGQGGLTLPDREYYLSDDARNAKIREQYVDHVTKMFVLMGDTPEKAATEAADVMRIETALAKGSMSRTEMRDPAARYHITTIAQLQELSPDFDWHVFLTGVGVAQATTINVSSPGFVKTVNTLVDTESLEALKTYMRWHVLHGAAAYLSEPFVDENFNFFAKTLTGQKEQQPRYKRCTRLTDGALGEAVGQDWVKENFPPDAKANMEKLVAALRKALDQDIQQLPWMSPETKVEAEKKLVAFRQKIGYPETWRDYSKLTVKRDDFVGNLARNSVFERNRNLGRLGKPVDETEWGMTPPTVNAYYNPPQNDINFPAGILQPPFFDNTKDPAVNFGGIGVVIGHEMTHGFDDQGSKYGPTGNVKYNTDGTLGSWFTPEDQKKFDERTKCVADEYSGFNVAEGQNLNGRLTLGENSADNGGIRIAYQALQQVMAKQGISPTSQIDGYTPAQRFFISFGQVWCSNQTEQSARVLAKTDPHSPGKWRTDGTVQNFDEFGKAFSCKVGQPMMPEKSCRVW; encoded by the coding sequence ATGCGTATTCAGTCAGTTGCTTCGTACCTCCTCCTCTCCGGCACGCTGCTTGCGGGCGGCAGTGCTTTGGGCCAGAACGTGGTTTCAACGGACGATAATGGGCCGACTTCGGCTCCGAAGAAGCCGATGAGCTTCGATCTGAGCTCGATCGACAAGACGGCCGATCCTTGTACGGACTTCTACCAGTACGCTTGCGGCAACTGGATCAAGAACAATCCGATTCCGCCGACCGAGACTCGCTGGGGCAGCTTCAATACGCTGGGCGAGCAGAACCAGTACCTGCTGTGGAAGGAACTGTCCGCCGCGGCTGCGAATCCGAAGACTCCGCTGCAGACCAAGTACGGCAACTACTACGCGGCCTGCATGGACGTGAAGCGGGTGAACGAGCTGGGCGTGAAGCCGATTCAGCCGGAGCTGGCGCAGATTGCGGAGCTTACGGACAAGAAGAAGCTGGCGGCGCTGGATGTGGCGCTCGAGAACACGTACGGGTCTGGCTTCCTGTTTGGGGTGGCCGTGGGCCAGGACCAGAAGGACTCCAGCAAGCAGATTCTGCAGACGGGCCAGGGCGGGCTGACGCTTCCCGACCGCGAATACTATCTGTCCGACGATGCTCGGAATGCGAAGATTCGCGAGCAGTATGTGGACCACGTGACGAAGATGTTCGTGCTGATGGGCGATACGCCGGAAAAGGCTGCGACCGAGGCTGCGGACGTGATGCGGATTGAGACGGCGCTGGCGAAGGGCTCGATGAGCCGGACGGAGATGCGCGATCCTGCTGCGCGTTATCACATCACGACGATTGCGCAGTTGCAGGAGCTGAGCCCGGACTTTGACTGGCACGTGTTCCTGACGGGCGTGGGCGTGGCGCAGGCGACGACGATCAACGTGAGCTCGCCGGGCTTTGTGAAGACGGTGAATACGCTGGTGGATACGGAGAGCCTGGAGGCGCTGAAGACGTACATGCGCTGGCATGTGCTGCATGGCGCGGCTGCCTATCTTTCGGAGCCGTTTGTGGATGAGAACTTCAACTTTTTTGCCAAAACGCTGACCGGGCAGAAGGAACAGCAGCCACGGTACAAGCGTTGCACTCGCCTGACCGATGGCGCGCTGGGTGAGGCTGTGGGGCAGGACTGGGTGAAGGAGAACTTCCCGCCCGATGCGAAGGCGAATATGGAGAAGCTGGTTGCTGCGCTGCGCAAGGCGCTCGATCAGGATATTCAGCAGCTTCCGTGGATGAGCCCCGAGACGAAGGTCGAGGCGGAGAAGAAGCTGGTGGCGTTCCGGCAGAAGATCGGGTATCCGGAGACGTGGCGCGACTACAGCAAGCTGACGGTGAAGCGGGATGACTTCGTCGGGAACCTGGCGCGGAACTCCGTGTTCGAGCGGAACCGCAACCTGGGCCGCCTGGGCAAGCCGGTGGATGAGACCGAGTGGGGCATGACGCCGCCGACGGTGAACGCCTACTACAACCCGCCGCAGAACGACATCAACTTCCCTGCCGGGATTCTGCAGCCTCCGTTCTTCGACAACACGAAGGACCCGGCGGTGAACTTTGGCGGGATCGGTGTGGTCATTGGACATGAGATGACGCACGGGTTCGACGACCAGGGCTCCAAGTATGGGCCGACCGGCAATGTGAAGTACAACACGGATGGAACGCTGGGAAGCTGGTTTACGCCGGAGGATCAGAAGAAGTTCGACGAGCGGACTAAGTGCGTTGCGGACGAGTACAGCGGGTTCAACGTGGCTGAGGGGCAGAATCTGAATGGGCGGTTGACGCTGGGTGAGAACTCGGCTGACAACGGCGGCATCCGGATTGCGTACCAGGCGCTGCAGCAGGTGATGGCGAAGCAGGGCATCTCGCCTACGAGCCAGATTGATGGCTACACGCCGGCGCAGCGGTTCTTCATCAGCTTTGGGCAGGTCTGGTGCTCCAACCAGACGGAGCAGTCTGCGCGCGTGCTGGCGAAGACCGATCCGCACAGCCCGGGCAAGTGGCGGACGGACGGGACGGTGCAGAACTTCGACGAGTTCGGCAAGGCTTTCAGCTGCAAGGTTGGCCAGCCGATGATGCCGGAGAAGAGCTGCCGGGTGTGGTAG
- a CDS encoding lactonase family protein — MALGLGMTACSRDFTVAYLYATSATRTTSGVINAYSIDYQSGALQQLADSPIPSGGSNPVTLVASPNGKYIYVLNHDTSTVVAFAVGTDGKLFPQATTNVVQGNGLIGSFPTAAAIDGTGSYLYVTFTYQNGYTSARPGPGGIAVFPITASTGALGAPVTNTTVGTTAANPLPYFPTGMSPVGVTASLLHNFVYVVEQDTTTSNGVTSNVGNILAFSNGPASGTENGTLIPIAGTATVNATTLTGFKVGTTPSAIAEDPSAHFVYVTDQATNQLYAFNVITNGALQSNSSSPFSTGQFPLGLTIDPRGLFLYVANFGDSTVSAYAINQGNGALSGVAGTTQVSTGPTCVTVEPALGIYLYTSNNTDPTVSAEQLNPHTGSLTSVQGTPYTAQTLPTCAVSVANGSHATEVVNAN; from the coding sequence ATGGCGTTGGGACTGGGAATGACGGCATGCAGCCGTGACTTTACGGTTGCGTACCTGTACGCGACATCGGCGACGAGGACGACGAGCGGCGTGATCAACGCTTATTCGATCGACTACCAGTCGGGCGCGCTGCAGCAGTTGGCTGACTCTCCGATTCCTTCGGGCGGCAGCAACCCTGTGACGCTGGTGGCCTCGCCCAACGGCAAGTACATCTATGTTCTGAACCATGACACCTCCACGGTGGTGGCGTTTGCAGTGGGTACGGACGGTAAGCTGTTCCCCCAGGCGACGACCAACGTGGTGCAGGGCAACGGTCTGATCGGGAGCTTCCCGACCGCGGCGGCGATCGACGGGACCGGCAGCTACCTGTACGTGACGTTTACCTACCAGAACGGCTACACGTCGGCTCGTCCGGGACCTGGCGGCATTGCGGTGTTCCCGATCACGGCCTCGACCGGCGCGCTGGGTGCTCCGGTGACGAATACGACGGTGGGCACGACGGCAGCGAATCCGCTTCCCTACTTCCCGACGGGCATGAGCCCGGTGGGCGTGACGGCGAGCCTGCTGCATAACTTCGTTTACGTGGTGGAGCAGGATACGACGACAAGCAATGGTGTCACGAGCAACGTCGGCAATATCCTTGCGTTCAGCAACGGGCCTGCAAGCGGCACGGAGAACGGCACGCTGATCCCGATTGCGGGTACGGCTACCGTGAATGCGACGACGTTGACCGGCTTCAAGGTGGGTACGACGCCGAGTGCGATTGCGGAAGATCCTTCCGCCCACTTCGTCTACGTAACCGACCAGGCGACGAACCAGCTTTACGCCTTCAACGTGATCACCAACGGCGCGCTGCAGTCCAACTCCAGCTCACCGTTTTCGACCGGGCAGTTCCCGCTGGGTCTGACGATCGATCCCCGCGGCCTGTTCCTGTACGTGGCTAACTTTGGCGACAGCACGGTTTCGGCCTACGCGATCAACCAGGGCAACGGAGCACTCTCCGGTGTGGCGGGTACGACGCAGGTTTCAACCGGACCGACGTGCGTGACGGTCGAGCCTGCACTGGGTATTTATCTGTACACCTCCAACAACACGGACCCAACCGTTTCGGCCGAGCAGTTGAATCCGCATACGGGCTCGCTGACCTCAGTCCAGGGCACACCGTATACGGCGCAGACGCTTCCGACCTGCGCGGTGTCTGTGGCGAATGGGTCGCATGCTACGGAAGTGGTCAACGCGAACTAA
- a CDS encoding lactonase family protein gives MKFSKIGRIVSALVASASLGLGMTACGGGTIGYLWALGTYYNQISGFLIDDFTGNLTAIPQSPFSSGGTNPVTILVKPGGRFVYVINQGSNDTVAPTATANASQSVAGNISEYSVGGDGTLTFQQTFTSQGVHPMWATLDSTGNFLYVLDKYAPDATGNGSITAFTVAADTGRLALLPNAAIKNANGTPTAYFSVSASPIMTKVGSGGCLYTMNANSVYAYVQSSTTGQLTLATTGSQSIGNGSAVQLSSINTSGSAGFIYLTDSGQNQIYSFQAGGTACSLAQINGSQTANVATTLQPVNSIVSSNGHFLYVINQGSTGGTQSPTASSISAFTINSLGQIATLSDSSNPYSTGSGPVCLAQDPSNQYLYTSNNTDGTITGKIIDQNRGVLAPLQRGSTFPSTMKSTCLAISGSL, from the coding sequence ATGAAGTTCAGCAAGATTGGCCGGATCGTATCGGCTTTGGTAGCGTCAGCATCACTCGGTTTGGGCATGACGGCTTGTGGCGGCGGCACCATCGGATATTTGTGGGCTCTGGGGACTTATTACAACCAGATTTCGGGCTTTCTGATCGACGACTTTACGGGCAATCTGACGGCCATTCCGCAGTCTCCGTTCTCGTCCGGGGGCACGAATCCGGTTACGATTCTGGTCAAGCCGGGCGGGCGTTTCGTCTATGTGATCAACCAGGGTTCGAACGACACGGTTGCTCCGACGGCTACTGCCAATGCGTCGCAGTCCGTGGCGGGCAACATCTCCGAGTATTCGGTTGGCGGCGACGGTACGTTGACGTTCCAGCAGACGTTCACCAGCCAAGGTGTTCACCCGATGTGGGCGACCCTGGATTCGACCGGCAACTTCCTGTACGTGCTGGACAAGTATGCTCCGGACGCGACGGGTAACGGTTCGATCACGGCGTTTACCGTGGCTGCCGATACCGGCCGTCTCGCCTTGCTGCCCAACGCGGCGATCAAGAATGCGAACGGCACTCCGACGGCCTACTTCTCTGTCTCGGCGAGCCCGATCATGACGAAGGTTGGATCGGGCGGCTGCCTGTATACGATGAATGCGAACTCGGTCTATGCGTATGTGCAGAGCTCGACGACGGGCCAGCTGACGCTGGCGACGACGGGATCGCAGTCGATCGGCAATGGCAGCGCGGTGCAGTTGAGTTCCATCAACACGAGCGGCTCGGCTGGGTTCATCTATCTGACGGACTCCGGTCAGAACCAGATTTACTCCTTCCAGGCGGGCGGTACGGCCTGCTCGCTGGCGCAGATCAACGGCAGCCAGACGGCGAACGTAGCGACCACGCTGCAGCCGGTGAACTCGATCGTGAGCTCAAACGGCCACTTCCTGTACGTGATCAACCAGGGCTCGACCGGCGGCACGCAGTCTCCGACGGCAAGCTCGATCTCTGCGTTCACGATCAACTCGCTGGGCCAGATCGCTACGCTTTCGGACTCCTCGAACCCGTACTCGACGGGCTCCGGGCCGGTGTGTCTCGCACAGGATCCGAGCAACCAGTATCTGTATACGTCGAACAACACGGACGGCACGATCACGGGCAAGATCATCGACCAGAACCGCGGGGTGCTTGCACCTCTGCAGCGCGGCTCGACGTTCCCGTCGACGATGAAGTCAACGTGCCTGGCCATCAGCGGAAGCCTGTAA